Within the Rosa rugosa chromosome 2, drRosRugo1.1, whole genome shotgun sequence genome, the region TTTACATGTCTACTGAAACAATGGAGAAATTTTTCTGCTCACAAGTGATTCCTCTCCAATTACATGGACTATGATTGCTGTCAGAAACCCAATCGTTGAGTTTTctaatagaaaaataaagagtttttaattttaatttttttaattaaaaaaggtaagaagggaaataaaattaaaaaaaaataatcaaattTCTGTGTGCTTTTCTCCTTGCCACTGCTGAGAGTGGATATAAGCCTAGCACTCCCCTATTTCTTAATGAAGTGTGGACCATGGCCATCTGCTTCCTTGAAAGTTCAGGAAATTAGAGGGATCGAGGCAGAAATCTTGGCTTTTGTTCTGAGACTTTTGACAAAAACGATTAGCATaaccaactagaaaagaaagacTACGTACAGATGATtaagtgttgtagtatatatgagtcatattGTATGAGTCATgttgtatgagtcatagtatgagtcatagtataaatgtctatatcatgtaatagaTACTCGAGTGTATAAatataggtacttgagtgtatgagGACTTGTGTGACATACTTTATGACAAGGAACAACAGCATGACACTTATCATCATTGAAGACaagtatgtggagctgcagccctcATCAACCAAGAGAAGATTATCACCAAAATGATAATATCTTAGAGCTTTCACACTAGCTTTGtattcctatataaaccctccattgtgagaagaataaacacacaattactctctccctctctctgttaATTTATGCTTGTTctcaaacacgttatcagcacgaaagtgctctagaattagaatcgaaattgacaagagtagaggaagttcataatccgatcaaagtcatttttccaaacctacaaaaaacctccaaaccctagcaaatACAAAGTCACCGGAAACGCCACCCCTGCCGGCGACCCGCGTTTCGGATCGTACGAACCCAATCGCGGGGCGTTCGCGATCCGGATCGCCAAACATAGCGTTCCCATCGTGTTGGCGAATTGAGTCACGCACACGGCACATCGGAGCCAATTCCAATAATCCAATGATTCCAATTACAGATTCACAAATCAAAGACATGGTGTTTTACCGGAAAGCGGAGAATTACGAAGCTGTGAATCTCAGTGAGGAGCTGCGGAGGAAGATGATGCTTCGTAATTCTGGGGAAGATGATGCTGGGGAAAGATTCCGCTGATTCTTTCTGGGCAGAGGAGGTGAGGTTGTTGGTGCGGGAGGCCACAGATTCAGTTTGTTGCCGGCGATGCAGAGTTTCGGGTCTAAGACTCTAAGGAAGTCGAACTCAGCTGCACCGCATCGTCAAACGCCACCGTAATCTTCGATTTGGATTacaaaatcttaattgaatctCTAGGATTCTCTCGTCAGTCGTCAACTCATCATCTCTAATAAGAGATTAAGAGATAATCTCATTGTTCACGCAAGCGGCAAGTCTCCAAGATtctccaataaaaaaaaaaaaaaaaagcagtttctttgttatttattttctgtTATTTGGTAGTTTACTTATTTATCCTCATACGTAAAGTGTTTCTCCTAGTATATTAATAAGGGGCATATAGGTAAAATAAGGGGTAAGGGGTCAGCCATTAGGAATCCTATCTCCTGATTGATAAGGAATCCTAATTCCAAAGTTGAAAACAAACTCTATATAACTACATGCATTCATAATGGTACGTACAGACTACAAAGCACAATACAGAACTATATTATTTTAGCTCAACTCAACTATGGCgtttggaaaaagaaaaccatcCCGTCAAGAACCAATTTTAGAAGAAAATTATGAAGGTGATGTTGGTGAGCATGAAGACAATAATATTGTCGAAGAAACTCAATCAAGTAATACAGACCAATCATCGAGTAGAAACAGCCACGAACAAGCTCAAGAATCTCAAGAAATTCCAATGAATTCTGACATAAAGCCATTACTCAATGAAGTTATTATCGCCAGTGGAGCGCAAGGAAAAAATTCAGGTGGAACAAAGACATGGACCTGCAAACATTGTAATATTCAGTTTAAGAGTTCATATACTCGCATTCACTACCACTTTTTTGGTAATCTCCCTGGAAAAAAATCAGAGATTCGTCGATGTCAATCATTGATTAATAATCGGGAGGAATATGAGAGGGTTCGCAGAATGGTTATGGAAGCTGAAAAAAAAGGAGTTTCTTCATCTTTGAAAAGCTCAACAATCTTGAGGCAACAACCGCAAAAATCCACCGCAGGTGCTCTTGATGACATGTTCAAGATTATGGACAAAAATAGTGTTGATATGAAGGTGATGAGAGGATTGTGCGCTAATGGAATTCCGTTTAATGTGTTAAGAAATCCCCAATTTCATGAGATGATTTCAGCTATAAATCATGCACCCCAGGGTTATAAGGCTCCATCTTCTGAAAAAGCAAGAACTACTTTGCTTGATGAGTGTAAACGAAGTCTGGAAAAAGAATTAGCTCCTGTTAAAGATACATGGTTTACTCACGGTGTTTCAATTGTTTCAGATGGATGGTCTAACATGAAGCATGAGCCACTTATCAACATTATTGCTGCAAATAGTAGAGGAGCGTTGTTTCTTTATGCTCAAGATTTTTCTGGGATACAAAAAACTGGTGAAGTGATTGCTGACTTTATGCTTACTGCAATTGAAGATGTGGGATCGTCAAATGTCCTCCAGATAGTCACTGACAATGCAAAAAACTGTGAATCTGCTGGGAGAGAGATTGAAAAGGTACATaaacatatcttttggtctccCTGTGTTGTTCATACCTTGAATCTTATTTTTAAAGATTTGGCAAAAGAGTTTGACTGGTTTCGGCAAATTTATAATATTGGAAAAGCTATTGTTAAGTTCTTTTTGAACCATTCACATGCTTTGGCCATGTTCAGAAGTCATTCAAAATTGGAGTTATTGAAAGTTGCAAAAACTAGATTTGAATCGCATTATATCTTGTTGAAGCGACTTATTGATTGCAAAGAAGCACTAGCAAGTACGGTAATTCTTCAAAAATGGAAAGATTGGGTGAAGACTTTAGACCCCGAGAAAAGAAAACTTGGGGAGAATATAACACAAGCTGTGTTGGCAGACAACTTTTGGGATGATGTGTTGGCTATAGTGAATATCACAAAGccaatatattttttaattaaatattgTGATGGTGATGGTCAAAAGATGGGTGAAATTTATGAAAGGATGGACAATATGCTTGGAGAAATAAGAGAAGTTATGAGTTCTGGGCCGCACTCTAATTATTTTCCACAAGTCGAAAAGATTGTACTCCAAAGGTGGCAAAAAAAGAATTACCCTATCCATTGTGTTGGATATGCTCTGACGCCAAGATTTTATGATAGAGCATATCTCAGTAAAAAAGCACCAGGAGGATTCACTCGAAAGAGCCCTAATCAAGATATAGAAGTGATTACAAGCCTCATGGAAGCATTCGATAAGATATCAGAAGATCGAGAAGAAGCAGAGGTATTACGTCAACAATATGCTATTTTTCATCAGCGAAAAGGTATTTTTGCTACACAAGCTGTCCAGACAGATGCTGTAACTATGGATGCCATTGATTGGTGGTCAACGTATGGTTCACAAGTTCCACAATTAGCAGAAGTTGCACAAAAGGTAATTTTTTGTTGTTATTAATCTTTTAATCTCTGTTCATTTATAATATACTTTAttattgttatatatatatatataattatatatattaagGTTGCCGTAGGTTGAAATAACCGTTGAATGAttgattattgtttttttttttttgtcaaacgtTGCTGTAGGTTGAACCGTTGAATGTATTGctataggattttttttttttcttttttgttaaacTTTTCCGTATGTTGAAATTTGAATGATTGATTATTGCTAtaggattttttttgttttttattaaaCTTTGCCGTAGGTTGAATGATTGAACTCCAATTAATTGTCGTAATTATTGTGTTATAATTAACGTACATATATTTCATCCTCTACACTTAATGCTTTAATTGCATCCATGCTTGTTACACAGCTTATTAAAACCTTTATCCATATTCTCTAGCATATTTATTCACTGAGTTATCAATGTATTTTTTATATAGCAATATCTTGTAACTTGCTGTCTTTTTCTTTTACCAAGTatattaattagtttaattACTAACTTGATATATGTATGTTTTGTTTCACACGATATCACAAATAAATAGGTACTAGCTCAACCAGTATCAAGTTCATCTGCTGAAAGGAATTGGAGTACGTATTCATACATTCACAATGTCAAGAGAAATAGGCTGAATGCTGAAAGAGCTGATAAATTAGTTTTTATTCATTCAAAT harbors:
- the LOC133728490 gene encoding uncharacterized protein LOC133728490, with the protein product MAFGKRKPSRQEPILEENYEGDVGEHEDNNIVEETQSSNTDQSSSRNSHEQAQESQEIPMNSDIKPLLNEVIIASGAQGKNSGGTKTWTCKHCNIQFKSSYTRIHYHFFGNLPGKKSEIRRCQSLINNREEYERVRRMVMEAEKKGVSSSLKSSTILRQQPQKSTAGALDDMFKIMDKNSVDMKVMRGLCANGIPFNVLRNPQFHEMISAINHAPQGYKAPSSEKARTTLLDECKRSLEKELAPVKDTWFTHGVSIVSDGWSNMKHEPLINIIAANSRGALFLYAQDFSGIQKTGEVIADFMLTAIEDVGSSNVLQIVTDNAKNCESAGREIEKVHKHIFWSPCVVHTLNLIFKDLAKEFDWFRQIYNIGKAIVKFFLNHSHALAMFRSHSKLELLKVAKTRFESHYILLKRLIDCKEALASTVILQKWKDWVKTLDPEKRKLGENITQAVLADNFWDDVLAIVNITKPIYFLIKYCDGDGQKMGEIYERMDNMLGEIREVMSSGPHSNYFPQVEKIVLQRWQKKNYPIHCVGYALTPRFYDRAYLSKKAPGGFTRKSPNQDIEVITSLMEAFDKISEDREEAEVLRQQYAIFHQRKGIFATQAVQTDAVTMDAIDWWSTYGSQVPQLAEVAQKVLAQPVSSSSAERNWSTYSYIHNVKRNRLNAERADKLVFIHSNIRLLSRFSEGYNNGTYKRWDINPESTEVDDSPMRLEDLRWRMLDRDYVDEEESSRTKSTSSRPVPPILNAQLIRPGTHQTDISRFAKARDSSGT